One segment of Chelmon rostratus isolate fCheRos1 chromosome 17, fCheRos1.pri, whole genome shotgun sequence DNA contains the following:
- the ppl gene encoding periplakin, translating into MFKRKSKSTAITQPKTTAPSTELTALIEKLQKNADKVQKNIYDVEQNLNRDVSKINEGKQPLYQDDTNKRILNSLELLSGLDEDAVNAKRLQHPQAEMIEQDMKQLRDRVMKLREDHDHIYHLTRTEGMPTINWGYMMDEKLDNLNNKGFGQDLPSVENEVEEHNIFQSEVEALAPHISSGGDKEYISGLQMKYNKLLANSSTRQRNLLSLRDYMQRCTNELYWMDQQAEERINYDWSDTNLDYPARQRQYENFISKCLESKEATITKLNDDGEKLVASDHPGKNVIEAHMEAVHADWKEYLNLLICEENHLKHMDEYNKYHKEARDTQDLLKHLDTELNQKYNPEFKDVYQMEGLIREIDDQAKAMDHFDERVKALQKRSLQVLPLKYRRETPQKLLPIEALCEFDTDEGQILRGERYTLLRNNGAKWDVKDVAGRKITAPAVCFMIPPTDPESVAISDNLASQQKAIKQKMASSKGILLKRFDELKKESGTGTTDKQEQQCRQLMAGLDKVVSDLDKQEKAIYARVRPPLEQNRPLQDSADRLQDMKDIAAAVSKIEPEKSSKVQEAKDFLISNPNCASAPQLHSKVDVANKKHAKVEQLLQCSQEKLKNSNQLETSLQNGKTLLSTYENMLAREEVAPADISSIEKTQRDLADIASDLRSKRSVIAETEQNLRLAKNSCDNMAIKFQEHCPDIERQEADVQKLNKRLNNLNRQTDARAQSLQRAKMAYSNYRNDYDSLNNWLSRVPNYEPRETDDVRQVENKLKNQRNLLSDIARKESDLNNVSKNGKLYQQAVKDYENETEKFRSILDLEDGIVSQTYKRSRLESPAMAVKAEEAAIEAKFTEVNAVNKQKLQNLEFAQSLLNQQPDSNMIQATNVQSVQAAAPGEEPWRIRKQLQDEIHRREQLEKEIETIQTDIYVLEGQKPQDTIVKKELIKKVPDPQLDEEIHKVQQKLSEERRATHVLENDLEVLKLKVRGLETEVKEGAQQYTVKEVLRIERDRGQEEEMRKLREDLDELRRQKLMKDNELIQIQKQVTLLAEEKNKEQEVITEEEVIKVQNDPQLETEYRVLLDRKQKEMDGRKQLEDELQFLQEKLRRMEKEKAMAEEKISIKEVLKVEKDLAFEREVENLRRQYEDEKSKRRSSQREKADLQRKITSLEEEKSKVVIQEKVREIVRPDPKAENEVANLRLELVEHQRRYKDAELQLRSLQDELTMLRNRGPQVEVKETIKEVIKYKTDPQTERELERLRNEIVDKTHQTEKSEMEIRQLRDEIQIWRDTKPQVQTKEVVNEVLQYREDPKTKEEIETLKRKLADEQKKRLDLERERSAQEEKIRVKKIDLSQVREKIVQQEVVKMEEDPLLRSECDIFSQNISNEQKQKESLKVELYQLQRQKADLDLQLEELERERRARRDAELEIQRLRVRLNELEIRDKENREKVTVKQKVVLQQDPQQEKEHSILRLQLDEEKHKRTLLEKELNALIQQQLTLEKMDVKERVVRTEKVQVERDPEAEIEIDNLRRTLEDEKRRKRELDQELATLASRLSDMEFSNTKSSKELEYIRDESSRLQQENHRLQNEIRKLRSEIEITSKETRLISESATREDGKNLELRLDSLQRELAELKGITNQKDEEIEKLQKNLAAVRMKKEQRESHLRRSIVVIDPDTGKEMRPEEAYKLGLIDWKMFVNLQSQECDWEEITVKGPKGESSVLHDRKSGKKFSIDDALRLGHITDRQLQQYINKEISIQEFGVMVSGKNK; encoded by the exons ATGTTCAAGAGAAAGAGCAAGTCCACCGCTATAACGCAGCCAAAAACAAC TGCTCCGTCCACAGAACTGACTGCGCTGATCGAGAAGCTGCAGAAGAATGCCGATAAAGTGCAGAAGAACATCTACGACGTGGAGCAGAACCTCAACAGG GATGTGAGTAAGATCAATGAGGGGAAGCAGCCGCTGTATCAGGATGACACCAACAAGAGAATCCTCAACTCTCTGGAACTGCTCTCTGGCCTGGACGAGGACGCCGTCAACGCCAAGCGCCTCCAGCATCCACAGGCCGAGATGATAGAACAGGA CATGAAGCAGCTGCGTGACAGAGTGATGAAGCTGAGAGAGGATCATGACCACATCTACCACCTGACCCGGACTGAGGGGATGCCCACCATCAACTGGGGCTACATGATGGACGAGAAACTG GACAACCTGAACAACAAGGGCTTTGGCCAGGACCTGCCGTCTGTGGAGAACGAAGTGGAGGAACACAACATCTTCCAGAGTGAGGTGGAGGCTCTGGCTCCGCACATCTCCAGCGGCGGAGACAAG gAATACATCAGTGGCCTCCAGATGAAGTACAACAAGCTGCtg GCCAATTCCAGCACCCGCCAGCGCAACCTGCTGAGCCTGCGGGACTACATGCAGCGCTGCACCAATGAGCTGTACTGGATGGACCAGCAGGCCGAGGAGAGAATCAACTACGACTGGAGCGACACCAACCTGGACTACCCCGCCCGCCAGAGGCAGTATGAG AACTTCATCAGTAAGTGTCTGGAGTCCAAGGAGGCCACCATCACCAAGCTGAACGACGATGGAGAGAAGCTGGTTGCCTCTGACCATCCAGGGAAGAATGTTATTGAG GCTCACATGGAGGCAGTCCACGCTGACTGGAAGGAGTACTTGAACCTTCTCATCTGTGAGGAAAACCACCTCAAACACATGGATGAGTACAACAAG tacCACAAGGAGGCGCGTGACACTCAGGACCTGCTGAAGCATCTGGACACAGAGCTCAACCAGAAGTACAACCCGGAGTTCAAAGACGTGTATCAGATGGAGGGTCTGATCAGGGAAATCGAT gaccAGGCCAAGGCCATGGACCACTTTGATGAACGGGTCAAAGCGCTTCAGAAGCGCAGCCTGCAGGTTTTGCCTCTGAAGTACCGCCGGGAGACCCCTCAGAAGCTGCTGCCCATCGAGGCTCTGTGTGAGTTTGACACAGATGAG GGGCAGATTTTGCGTGGCGAGAGGTACACTCTGCTCCGGAACAATGGCGCCAAATGGGACGTGAAGGATGTAGCTGGCCGTAAAATCACCGCCCCGGCTGTCTGCTTCATGATCCCCCCCACCGACCCTGAGTCTGTGGCCATCTCTGACAA cctggCCAGCCAGCAAAAAGCCATCAAGCAGAAGATGGCGAGCAGCAAGGGAATCCTGCTGAAACGTTTCGatgagctgaagaaggagagcGGGACTGGCACCACAG ACaagcaggagcagcagtgtcGCCAGCTGATGGCCGGTCTGGATAAGGTTGTCAGTGACTTGGACAAACAGGAAAAGGCCATTTATGCTCGAGTGCGCCCACCACTGGAGCAGAACAGGCCACTGCAAGACAGCGCTGATCGCCTGCAGGATATGAAG GACATCGCTGCTGCAGTTAGTAAGATTGAACCAGAAAAGTCCTCTAAAGTGCAGGAAGCAAAGGACTTCTTGATCTCAAACCCAAATTGTGCCAGCGCTCCTCAACTCCACAGCAAGGTGGACGTCGCCAACAAGAAGCACGCCAAGGTTGAGCAGCTTCTTCAGTGCTCCCAAGAGAA ACTGAAGAATTCCAACCAGCTGGAGACGTCCCTTCAAAATGGAAAGACTTTACTGTCCACCTATGAGAACATGCTGGCCAGGGAGGAGGTTGCCCCAGCTGATATCTCCTCAATTGAGAAAACACAGCGGGATCTTGCA GATATTGCATCAGACCTGAGGTCCAAAAGGTCAGTTATCGCTGAGACAGAGCAGAACCTGCGTTTGGccaaaaacagctgtgacaACATGGCCATCAAATTCCAAGAGCACTGCCCCGACATTGAGAGGCAGGAGGCAGATGTCCAGAAGCTCAACAAGCGCTTGAACAACCTCAACAGGCAGACTGATGCCAG GGCTCAAAGTCTGCAGAGAGCCAAGATGGCGTACAGCAATTACCGCAATGATTATGACAGTCTGAACAACTGGTTGTCTCGTGTCCCAAACTACGAGCCCCGTGAAACTGATGACGTGAGACAAGTGGAAAACAAGCTGAAGAATCAGAGG AACCTTCTCTCTGATATTGCAAGAAAGGAGTCTGACTTGAACAATGTCTCCAAAAATGGCAAGCTTTATCAACAAGCTGTCAAA GACTACGAGAATGAAACTGAGAAGTTCAGATCTATCCTTGACCTCGAGGATGGAATTGTATCTCAGACATACAAGAGGAGCAGACTAGAATCACCTGCAATGGCTGTCAAGGCAGAG GAAGCTGCTATTGAGGCTAAGTTTACAGAGGTGAATGCTGTGAACAAGCAAAAGCTACAGAATTTGGAGTTTGCCCAGAGTCTTCTCAACCAG CAACCTGACTCCAACATGATCCAGGCTACAAATGTCCAGTCAGTCCAAGCTGCTGCCCCAGGAGAAGAGCCTTGGAGAATCAGGAAGCAGCTGCAAGATGAGATCCATAGGAGGGAGCAGCTAGAGAAAGAAATTGAGACTATACAGACTGACATCTATGTTCTCGAAGGACAGAAGCCCCAGGACACAATTGTCAAGAAGGAGCTGATCAAAAAGGTTCCTGACCCCCAGCTGGATGAGGAAATCCATAAGGTCCAGCAGAAACTCTCGGAGGAGCGCCGCGCTACCCACGTCCTGGAGAATGACCTTGAGGTGCTGAAGTTGAAGGTGCGTGGCCTTGAGACAGAGGTCAAAGAAGGGGCACAGCAATACACGGTGAAGGAGGTTCTGCGTATAGAAAGAGACCGtggtcaggaggaggagatgcgCAAGCTTCGGGAGGACTTGGATGAGCTAAGAAGGCAGAAGTTGATGAAAGACAATGAGCTGATTCAGATACAAAAACAGGTGACACTTCTGGCTGAGGAGAAGAACAAGGAACAAGAGGTCATCACTGAAGAGGAGGTCATCAAAGTCCAGAATGATCCCCAACTTGAGACAGAGTACCGGGTTCTCCTTGACAGGAAGCAAAAGGAAATGGATGGCAGGAAGCAGCTAGAGGATGAACTTCAATTTCTTCAGGAGAAGCTCAGaaggatggagaaggagaaagcAATGGCAGAGGAAAAGATTTCCATCAAGGAGGTGCTAAAGGTAGAGAAAGATCTAGCCTTTGAAAGGGAAGTAGAAAACCTCAGGAGGCAGTATGAAGATGAGAAGTCCAAACGAAGATCATCACAGCGAGAAAAAGCTGATCTCCAAAGGAAAATAACCAGCCTAGAGGAGGAGAAGTCCAAAGTTGTTATTCAGGAGAAGGTGCGAGAGATCGTCCGCCCTGACCCCAAAGCTGAGAATGAGGTTGCCAATCTCCGGCTGGAACTTGTAGAGCACCAAAGGCGCTATAAAGATGCAGAGCTCCAACTTAGATCCCTGCAGGATGAGTTGACCATGCTGAGGAATAGAGGACCTCAAGTGGAAGTCAAAGAGACTATCAAAGAAGTCATCAAGTACAAGACAGATCCGCAGACTGAAAGAGAACTGGAGAGACTTCGCAATGAAATTGTTGATAAGACCCACCAGACTGAGAAATCTGAGATGGAAATCCGCCAACTTCGTGATGAAATTCAAATATGGAGGGACACCAAACCCCAAGTGCAGACTAAAGAGGTGGTCAATGAAGTGCTACAATACAGGGAAGACCCCAAGACAAAGGAAGAAATCGAGACACTGAAAAGGAAACTTGCTGATGAACAGAAGAAACGCCTCGACCTTGAGAGAGAACGGTCAGCCCAAGAAGAGAAAATCAGAGTAAAGAAAATTGATCTGTCTCAGGTCCGTGAGAAGATTGTTCAGCAAGAAGTGGTCAAGATGGAAGAAGATCCTCTCCTCAGATCAGAGTGTGACATCTTCTCACAAAACATCAGCaatgagcagaaacaaaagGAGAGCCTGAAAGTGGAGCTCTACCaactgcagagacaaaaggCTGACCTGGATCTGCAACTGGAAGAACTGGAGCGTGAGCGCAGGGCAAGGCGCGATGCAGAACTGGAGATTCAAAGGCTTCGAGTCAGACTTAATGAGCTGGAGATCCGCGACAAAGAAAACCGCGAGAAGGTGACTGTCAAACAGAAGGTAGTCCTGCAGCAGGATCCTCAACAGGAGAAGGAGCACTCGATCCTGAGACTGCAGCTTGATGAAGAGAAGCACAAACGCACTCTGCTCGAGAAAGAATTGAATGccctcatccagcagcagctcacccTGGAGAAGATGGATGTGAAAGAAAGAGTTGTCCGTACTGAGAAAGTCCAAGTTGAGAGGGACCCAGAGGCCGAGATTGAGATTGACAACCTAAGGAGGACTCTGGAAGatgagaaaaggagaaagcGAGAACTTGACCAGGAGTTGGCCACTCTCGCTTCCAGGCTGTCTGATATGGAGTTCTCCAACACTAAGTCTTCTAAAGAACTGGAATACATCCGTGACGAAAGCAGCCGACTGCAACAAGAAAACCACAGGTTGCAGAATGAAATCCGCAAGCTTCGGTCCGAGATTGAGATCACCAGCAAAGAGACTCGTCTCATCTCTGAGTCTGCAACAAGGGAGGATGGAAAGAACCTGGAGTTGAGGCTTGATTCACTGCAGAGGGAACTAGCAGAGCTCAAAGGCATAACCAACCAGAAAGATGAGGAGATCGAGAAGCTTCAAAAGAACCTGGCAGCAGTGAGAATGAAGAAGGAACAGAGGGAGAGCCATCTCCGTAGGTCTATTGTCGTCATTGATCCAGATACAGGCAAAGAGATGCGACCTGAAGAGGCCTACAAACTTGGTCTGATCGACTGGAAGATGTTCGTCAACCTGCAGAGCCAGGAGTGTGACTGGGAGGAGATCACAGTTAAGGGCCCCAAGGGAGAATCCTCGGTTCTTCACGACAGAAAATCAGGGAAAAAGTTCTCCATTGATGATGCGTTGCGTCTCGGGCACATCACAGATCGGCAGCTTCAGCAGTACATAAACAAAGAAATCTCCATCCAGGAGTTCGGTGTAATGGTGTCGGGCAAGAACAAGtga